CTGCTTGGTATGCCAGTCAAATGGCAACCACTTTACAACCCAACGACCATGTTTTGGTACAATCGGCGGCGGGCGGCGTAGGAACCGCCTTGGTGCAGTTGGCAAAACACAAGGGCTGTGTGATTTACGGCACAGCATCGGGGGGTAAATTACCTTATTTAGAAAAAATAGGAGTAAACTACCCAATAGATTACCAAAAAAACAATTTTGCAACTGAAATTAAACGCTTAGCACCAAACGGAAAGATAGATATTATTTTTGATGCCTTAGGCGGAGCCTCGGTGCGAAAGGGAATGGGCTTGCTACAGGCCGGAGGGCGAATGGTAAGTTACGGGGTAGCTAATTTTTCCGGAAAAAATAAATTAAACATGGTAAAACACGTAGCCCAGTTTGGCTTTTTTCATCCGGTACAATTTTTATCGGCCTCCATATCTTTTATAGGTGTTAATATGTTGCGCATTGCCGACCAACGCCCCGACTTACTGCAAACCTGCCTGCAACAAACAATGGCTGCCTACCAACAAGGAATTGTAAACCCGCAATCGGGGGGTGTTTACCCAATACAAGAATTAGCCCAAGCGCACACAGCCCTCGAAAAACGCCAAACTACGGGCAAATTAGCTATTAGTTGGTGATACTACCCGCCTGTTTGCAACAAAAATAATTTTTCAAAAAAAACGAGCGGCATTTGGTGGTAAATAAAAAATACTGTACCTTTGCGCTGCTTTTAACAGGAATGCCTCCTTAGCTCAGTTGGTTAGAGCGTCGGACTGTTAATCCGCAGGTCCTAGGTTCAAGTCCTAGAGGGGGCGCAACAATATG
The sequence above is drawn from the Sphingobacteriales bacterium genome and encodes:
- a CDS encoding zinc-binding dehydrogenase, yielding MKTVQLVRFGPADRAFSIVNQPDPSPQPNEVLIAVEGFGLNFADVLARQGLYNDCPPLPTVLGYEAVGRIEALGEKVQGFNIGQRVLAFTRFNGYASKLIAQPHAILPIGDDLPLATATALATQYSTAWYASQMATTLQPNDHVLVQSAAGGVGTALVQLAKHKGCVIYGTASGGKLPYLEKIGVNYPIDYQKNNFATEIKRLAPNGKIDIIFDALGGASVRKGMGLLQAGGRMVSYGVANFSGKNKLNMVKHVAQFGFFHPVQFLSASISFIGVNMLRIADQRPDLLQTCLQQTMAAYQQGIVNPQSGGVYPIQELAQAHTALEKRQTTGKLAISW